From the Melanotaenia boesemani isolate fMelBoe1 chromosome 9, fMelBoe1.pri, whole genome shotgun sequence genome, the window ttgaGAGCATGTGATAAGAAATTAGGCATATCATCTGGAAAACCTCACTGTTGAGCTTTTTAACATACTGTGACAGTGGGAAGTTGTGTTGAACTCCCTTCACCTTATTCTTTAACCAGCTCCATTTGCACCTCAGCCCTGAATCAAGCTGCActacaaaattattttcttcctccttaaGTCCTTATACTGGAAAATAGCTGTCAAAATATTATTGGCTGGGACAGGGCTCCTTTTTTATGAGCAGGAACATTTGTTAAAGCTAACGCCGGCTGCGTCTGGCCATGTTAGACGATCCGTCCAAGCAGGAATGCAACTACTCATTAAACCAGACACaggtgtttgttttcatttccttattttacaacaataatgtgaattaaaatcaaataacaATATGAAAGCAGTGGAGAAAGTCTTCCCAAAATTATTGGCTTTGAGCTGAGTGATATTGTAGGTTAATGTTAACACACTTTTAACTGATGTTAGCAGATGCGTTAACAAGCAGACGTAACTTTCCATGGTGGTGATGTCACCATGATTGGGACTGGCCAAATGACGACGCTGACACCTTTCATCAAATTACAAAGACGATACTTCCCATTTTTTTCCAACAGTCCCGTACCTGAGGGGGAAACTCTcatgacacattttattaaaaattaaagctgTCATTGCAATAAAGACCCCCATCCCCCAAATCAAAAATGCTTCGGTTCTATGTGATTCACGTGAATGATTCAAAAACTAGGAAAAAGTCAAGTTtgcagaaataacacacagatcaacagtgaccaagcctccTTTTATCTGCatatcgttctctcaagtcttggctttcgttgaaaaataaaaccaaaaaaaaaaaaaccacaacagaAACTGTTTACATATGTACACTTTTTCCGTCCcctggtttttgtcatttacagttatttattctACTAGAGTATCTAGCTAGAGTATCAGAAtgaacactacattttgtggctgaattgtaaacctcctggatgggatacaAACCtccatagatcacctaaagggtaaactaTCTGTCACAATTTACACCACAGTTACACACAACCGTTCATGTGAAATTATTGTCAATTTCAACGACAGTGCTCAGGGTACTGGTGCTCTAGTGGATTTAGCACTACTCATTAACTCTCTTTCAGTGAGGCACTCCCTAACAACGACTAAATCAGCacccatcttgcatcctgtctcttctctgaaatctcacCCGCAtttaaaagtcagtctgatgttaacTAGTCTTTTCTcgctttcattttctctcttcttccaaTAATGTCtccttgcatttctttgatgaatcagccaagTTGCACATACAAAACATcctgtgtgttgatatccagttgctggtgtgtgactgTGCATAAAGCAAAAGTTAGCAGTGACGTGATGTTTCAGCCTAAAAGTTGcaaagtgtggtttctcagtctCGGGATGCTTCTTAGCTACAATGGCTctagaaatgtacataataaatttCACTTTACCACCAAAACAAGTTAGAATCACATATTTtcaaggtcagaaagttacttAGTGCAACTTTAACTTCCGTTTTATTAGCGTTTTTGGATCAAACTGTTCTGAAACAGTCACAGATGAACATTTGATTCTTAAAAGGAGGGCGTTGGTAATCTTTTGTTCAATTTTGATTACTGACACTCATCGAATAATCAGAGTCCCCAGATTTATCTTAAATtgcatgtaaagcactttgtgttgcttttggcaaaagcacattataaataaagtttgatttgatttgtgatCATGTCACATTTCATCCCACTTTTATGTCCCTGAAGTTAGACAGACATCACAATCTGCACCAAAGGAGGCgggacattttaaaatgcacaattGGATAATCTTCAAAACTGATACATGCTGACTCGTGCATCGTACGTTGCGCTGTCTTTTGCAAATGTGAGTAACTTCAGGGCTCTGGACTGTACACACCAGAGTCCGGTGGAGGACATGTTTGGACTGTAGTAACTGGATATTAGATAGAGGGGCACTGACTCAAACTGGGTTGAGAAGCACTGATCTAAATGAAAACAGGTTGGATAGAGGCTGATGTGCCCAATTCCAAACTAGAAATTGATGTAGAAATCCTGCTTTGTGGCCTCAGACGTCACTCAGACACCTGAGTAATTTCCTTTTAGTGTTGGGCTGCCTCCATGAGACTGATGTTTAATCATAACAACAACCTGTCGTCTACCCGTCCATCCTCCCATCTTCATGGTGTTGACCCCTCGTCTCTCCCTGTCTGAGCTGTCGGTCAGCTGGAGCTGATACCTCCATCTTGATGTGTCCTAACCCTTCTCCTTACATCCACACACAGTGTGTGAGCCAAAGCTTAAGGTGAGCTGTAGCAGGTGGAAGTAGCTGCTCCACCTCCCTGTGGTATGGATGACATCAGAAGTGTCAGGCTTGGAGGACAAGGGGCTGGTAGTCAAGACAAAAGGGGAAGGAGCCATATTGACCAGAGGTTTGCTCTGTTGCGTCACACGATGGGAGCTGGTCTGTGAGGAAGGTTTGGCTCCAACTGGAAAAATCTGAACGGATTTATGTGACTTACCTAAATCCTCACACATGCGCTCTCTGCACTCCGGTTGTAGCCCCGCCTCTTCCGTGACAAATTACCTCTTACACAAACATACTACAAGTTCTCATTCAAATAGTGtcagctcacacatacacatcacatatacacacacatacatttagtagtatgtatgtgtgaatttcactagtatgtatgcaATATGTTGCTCATGTGTAAATGAGTTGATATTATGCGTATGTGTAAGTGGTTATGGTGGTATATGCATGATTTCAAGTGCATTTAGTCCTATACGGCCCCTTATAGACAAATATAACATCCATATACAGTAAAAATCATTTACCAGCTGTTCTTATTGCTTTCTGTAGGTAATATAAGCAACTAGAAGAAGGACGAGCAGGTGAAGCACTTCTGAAAATGAGCGTACAGTGATATGTTGTCAGTCTTTTATTATGttcctgatgatgatgatgatgtatggCTTGTCTCATAGAGGTGAATAAGCACTCAAGGTTTTAACATTTATTGATTATGTGAATTTTCTCTGCAGCAATGATGACAAAGTTAATGAGGAAGATGGACTAGACTGCATCAGGTTTGTGTGGTTAATACGCCATCTAGTGGTTCTGAACCATAATCAATCATTTTATCAGACCTCTGTGGAActggctcccagtttggcttcaggaagcagaaactctctacctttaagatcaggtttcaaactttcctttctgATTAATCGTATAataggtctggcttggtgacccttatTCATCCGTTTAGTCTGGCTTCTGTAGGTCACGGCTGCTGGGAGACATTCCATTACGCTCCATGTATAGTCCTAAATATTTGATAAttttgtcattaatttgtgtttctcttcttctttcccagcaggtatccctggctGAGAGTTATGCTACTTGTTTactcctctttcctgtcctttccTACAGCCGGTCCGGGCagatggccgtccttcctgtttctgcttctgcTGGAAGTGTTTTCATCTTCAACGTCTTCTCGTGCAGCTCAAGGTGGAGGATTGCAATTATTTGGTTTCCTTAGCAAGGAAACTAAGGAAATCAACACACAGAACTGTGGGATTGATTTGCCATTTTGGGTGTACACACAGTCTGTTTGCATCGGTTCAGCAGTGGTTCCTGTTTTCATCATAACCTAATTTCTGAGGAGtatttcatcatcatttttcTCTCAGTCGTGGTTGGCTGTGGGTTGGAtataaaggacagtttgggcttaatgtgagcagaagtaaagatggctgcatttacgTGTCAGCTATGAACAGAATGATAAGAACAGGTGAGGTGGTCCACCTGAGAAATCATGTAGAAAGGATTACAACAGACGCATTAAGtatgtgattttaaaagcagCGGTACCAATCTGGATGTATTGTATACATTTGATTTTTCTCGAAATAAATAGATATtcttcctaatttttttttcatagttttactGCTTCTTTTCCTTAAGCATGGTGTAGATGTATTAATCCTATATAGTCAGACGTCTTTTCCCTTTTACACTGGCCAGAATATATTCATTTATCAGAAAAGAATCCACACAGACGTACAGaccatttattttgatttcagAATGAAATCACCAGaagaataaatgtttaataaacatatatatttttactatGATGGTGTAGTTGCAGTGGAGAGTTTGTAGACTtgcaggttttaatccatctgtttgtaaaatggctgcatgaacatttaatgattGGTGGATTTTAGATTCATGACAGGTGTAGGAACTTATACCAAACACGAGGTAAATACCGACGTCTGAGACTAAAACCAGCGGCAAATTATCTAAATCTGAATTCATTCACTGCTCGGCAGATTGTAACAATCtaagtttttaataattagtttttctgcatcgTAACAACTCTTCACCTGTCTCATGAGCTTATCATGTAAGCACGTTTCACGTGCCCATTCTCTATAAACTTGACTGATTCAGATCATAATGGATTAAACTGAATTGGGACCTTCTCAATCGCTCCAACACaccttccaatgaggaagcagagtctggggtagctggtgctggctctcccatctctggggctgaggtcgctgaggtggttaaaaagctcctcggttacaaggccccgggggtggatgaggtccgcccagagttccttagggctctagatgctgtagggctgtcatGGCTGACaggcctctgcagcatcacgtggacatcgggggcagttcccctggactggcagactggggtggtggtcccactcttcaaaaagggggaccggagggtgggCTCAAACTACAggaggatcacactcctcagcctccccagtaaggtctgttcaggggtgcttgagagcagggtccgtcggatagtctaaccttggattgaggaggcgCAGTGCGGTTTTCGTCctagtcgtggaacagtggaccagctctacaccctcttcagggtctttgagggggcatgtgagtttgcccaaccaatctacacgtgttttgtggatttggagaaggcatttgaccatgtcccccggggactcctgttagggggtactccaggagaatggagtgccggacccccctataagagctgtccggtccctgtatgaccggtgtcagagcttggtccacattgccggcagtaaatcagaatcgtttccagtgcgggttggactccgccaaggctgtcctctgtcaccgattctgttcataacttttatggacagaatttctaggcgcagccgaggtgtggaggggatccggtttggtggcttcaggattgggtctctgctcttcgcggatgatgtggttctgttggcttcatcaggccgtgatcttcagctctcactggagcgattcgctgctgagtgtgaagcggctgggatgagaatcagcacctccaagtccgagaccatggtcctcagccggaaaagggtggagtgctctctccgggtctgcaatagggtcctgccccaagtggaggagtttacgtatcttggggtcttaTTCACGAGTGAGGTAAGGATGGAGAGGAAGATCGACAGGTGTAttggtgcggcatctgcagtgatgtggactctgcatcggtctgtcgtggtgaagaaggaactgagccaaaaggcaaagctctcgatttactggtcgatctacgttcccaccctcacctatggtcacgagctgtgggtagtgacagaaagaacaagatcgtgaatacaagcagccaaaatgagttttctccgcagggtagCCGGGctttcccttagagatagggtgagaaactcggtgatccaggaggggctcagagtagagccgctgctcctccacatcaagaggagccagatgaggtggctcgggcatctggttaggatgcctcctggacgcctccctggtgaggtgttctgggcacgtcccaccggaaagagggaagtctgggtttccctgcttaggcagctactccggatggatggatggatggatggactgaatTGGATAACAACAGGATAATGCTACATTGGAttcataattataattaaactaaattggactttatgtcatgttttaaaCTGGCATATTCTTTTCAGGGAAATTTTTGTTACTCTTTTAAAAACTGATATCCCCCAATTTGGGAACAGATGGTACCAAACTGGAGTAAAATGACAATTTTGGAGACCGTTTTTGAGCTGTCTGTACCAAAACCTCtaattttgttgtgtttcactTTCACTTTATTACTGTTCTTTGCAGAGATAATCTTCTCATATTGTAgtatgatgatggtgatggaggTTTGGAGCTACAGCGGCATAATTTCAAAGAGATGTAGTCATTTATTTTAGGCAAGCTGGAAACTTTCTTCTATTTGTACTATGTGCCATCTTTGCCATGAAAAAGTTCTGTACTTTTTAATGACTCAAACAGATTAATAAATTCATCATGTGTCTGCTGCAGACAGCCTCAGTAAACCAGTCACAACCAAATGAATACTTCTGGAATCAGAATTTATTTCAGTGTGAATTTCCTTTACAGTATAAAGACGTTTTTTAAAATTAACCTTTTTAGATAAAGTGAAAAATACTGAAGTAGAGTTCATCAATCGTAACGCTAAAATCCTCAGATAAAAACACTAACTGCTCAAACATAACAATGAGCCAGACAGAGCAGTGTGGCCCAACCTAAACTGACTTTTCACACAGGATGTTTCAGAGGAGTGAATAATCCAACATCATATTTCCCTTTTCCTGCAGGGATTTAGCAGTGAAGTTATATTAGTTTCATGGAGCAATGAAATGTAGGAATAAAGTGGCGAAGTGCTGTACAACTTCCCAGGAGTTATGCATTGATCACAGATGCActtaaaaaacatgaagaatgTGGGAATgtgaaggatttttttaaaacatatgtaCAACTAAGACACGATGAGGCGCTCCCTCTcaaaaagaggaagatgagTTAAAGTGGTGGAAGTCCAACCATTGGACGGCTGAGCATCCTCGTATCAAGCAGGACGCCTGTAACAGGACTCCTTGTAGGAAGTGGCATTGACAACACTGAACATGTCTCTCCTGACGAAGGTGAGGAAGTTTTTCAGAGGGCAGAGCGGCCGGCTGAAGTGGCGGTTGTGGTAGCGGCAGAAGGTGGTGTGAAAGGTCACATCTTCACCGTTGTACAGCACCCTGATGAACACTTCTCCATCTTTCAGATTCGACTGCTCAGCTTTCTCAGCCCTCGTCTTTACCTGCCTCTCCATCACTGGAGGGCTCTTCCATAATTCAAAAACTAGTCTCGCTGCGAAACGTGGAAAACTGGCGTCCTCTAATCCGAGGGCACTGAGCAGCGGGGCCATCGTGACATCATGTGCTGAAGAAAGGGTGAAGATCTCCTCACCACCTGCACGAGGGTGACTCCCAGCCTCGCTGCTCTTAGCAATCCGCTCCATCTTGGCAACAGTTCGATTTAGGTAGGGGTACATAGCCGTGATGGCATATTTACGATACAGTCCCACTCTTCTACGATCCACCTCGTCATCCAGCTGCTGCTGGCGAATAACACCTAGCTGCGCCATCGTCAGACACCCGCCAGCACCACCATCTCCAGCAGAAGCACAGGGGAAAGGAAGGCCATGACACAGGTGGCACAACAGCGAGTCTACAGGGTTTGCAGCTCGGAGCTGGCGGGTCAGAAGGCCCAAAGTGCGCGCCATGTCAGCGTAAGTCCGGTCCAGGTTGGTGTCAGCCACTCGAAGCCGATACTGCCTCTTCTGCTCGTCCTCTAAGTATCTGTTCCTGGCCGGGCAGTCGCACGCTGAGCCGCAGAACAGCGTGCTCCACTGATGACGTACCGTTAGCTTGGTCCACTCAAAGTCCGGGAGGAAGCCGTACAGAAACGCTAGCCCGCTCTGGAGAGTGCGACTCTTACTCGTAGTCTCCACCCAAACCTGACGAGGGGACCAATCAGAGGGGAGAAGATTGTGCCGTTTGTAAGCATGATGGAGGATCTGCCCGTTGCGAAGGTGCTGCACCACACCTGCAAGAGAACACAAACAGGACGTTTGTTATGCaatcttttgttttagttaCCAGTTGTTGCAGCTCGGTACCTGTCTGTGTAAGTTCTCCCGTCTCACAGGAACTGTGGTTCGGCAGACGGGGAACAGAACCCAGCGGGGACTCCCAGTGACCACGACTCGCGTGCTCCATGTGACTGATGAAGGACTTCAGCAGTGGGTGGGATGGTTGCCTGAGTGGAGGAGGAATCAGACATTGATACAAAGGTGTGATACACAGAACCATAGATGCTTTGAAAAACCCTTTACCCCATTTTCCCACTTTCTGGCTTTAAAAGCAGTTTGGAAACACATCATTGACTGAACCAAAGAGGCGAAGTGATGTACAGTAGAAGGTTGTTCTGCAGCATGTTGGATTTTTcgctcctgctgctcatactggacagattctggtgaaaactgcacaaggtttgaacaccaaagtaaaaacaaaaaccccaaGACTGAATAAACTTGGTGTTACTCCAATGTTTACTTGTGGTGAACTAGCcgtcacctccacatcacctccagTGAGCAGTTGTAGCTGCATGATTTTGTTCAGGTGGTTTGGCCCCATTAAATAAAGGGCAGtttgaaagcaaaccaaacaaaacgAAGGTGTAACGTTTTTCTCAATTCCTCGTCTAACTGTGTCCTCCATATTATCCTGTTGTGAACACACCCTTAAAAACGGGGGACCTCAGCAAGCTAGCAACGACTATGCTAACCTATCAAATGGTAATACTTTAAtcttaacattaaaatgaactttaCATGAGAATCCAAATCACTAACACAGAAAATGAACCAGCTTTTGTCTTTTATCAGCTCAAAGCAGTCTATAACGTTTTGGATAAGTGGGGGCCATATGGGGGCACAGACTGGAAAAAATGGGCCTTTGTAAAACTTGAAAAtgagtcaaaaataaaaatgctgatttaaaaaaaaatttaactgaaTATAACAACTTAAGTGGTCGTCTAATGTAAAAGCAAGCAGacaatttattcttttataaacaGTTGTTTATTTAGGATGACTACACTGCATGTcttaatcactgctgcacaaacgcTCCACTTATAACAAGGACAACTTGCTGTGAGCCAAATCTGCAGCTTCATCAGCACCAACTCTGcacagaagaatgaagacgttAGAATGACTTTGTCATAGAACAGAACGTTACAACATAA encodes:
- the pxylp1 gene encoding 2-phosphoxylose phosphatase 1 isoform X3 encodes the protein MLARNRFILLVVVGGAVVAVVSLSLQFCHSPADYRLLSVQVMIRHGDRYQLYSIPKTRRPAIACSLSTSRQPSHPLLKSFISHMEHASRGHWESPLGSVPRLPNHSSCETGELTQTGVVQHLRNGQILHHAYKRHNLLPSDWSPRQVWVETTSKSRTLQSGLAFLYGFLPDFEWTKLTVRHQWSTLFCGSACDCPARNRYLEDEQKRQYRLRVADTNLDRTYADMARTLGLLTRQLRAANPVDSLLCHLCHGLPFPCASAGDGGAGGCLTMAQLGVIRQQQLDDEVDRRRVGLYRKYAITAMYPYLNRTVAKMERIAKSSEAGSHPRAGGEEIFTLSSAHDVTMAPLLSALGLEDASFPRFAARLVFELWKSPPVMERQVKTRAEKAEQSNLKDGEVFIRVLYNGEDVTFHTTFCRYHNRHFSRPLCPLKNFLTFVRRDMFSVVNATSYKESCYRRPA
- the pxylp1 gene encoding 2-phosphoxylose phosphatase 1 isoform X2, which produces MLARNRFILLVVVGGAVVAVVSLSLQFLNLIPATSMVEQQSFLAADEGTGVVLGKGRKRVFPVPHTQEPDPLFEAYGYCNMPNQTEQAWEGHSPADYRLLSVQVMIRHGDRYQLYSIPKTRRPAIACSLSTSRQPSHPLLKSFISHMEHASRGHWESPLGSVPRLPNHSSCETGELTQTGVVQHLRNGQILHHAYKRHNLLPSDWSPRQVWVETTSKSRTLQSGLAFLYGFLPDFEWTKLTVRHQWSTLFCGSACDCPARNRYLEDEQKRQYRLRVADTNLDRTYADMARTLGLLTRQLRAANPVDSLLCHLCHGLPFPCASAGDGGAGGCLTMAQLGVIRQQQLDDEVDRRRVGLYRKYAITAMYPYLNRTVAKMERIAKSSEAGSHPRAGGEEIFTLSSAHDVTMAPLLSALGLEDASFPRFAARLVFELWKSPPVMERQVKTRAEKAEQSNLKDGEVFIRVLYNGEDVTFHTTFCRYHNRHFSRPLCPLKNFLTFVRRDMFSVVNATSYKESCYRRPA
- the pxylp1 gene encoding 2-phosphoxylose phosphatase 1 isoform X1: MSSSVCSQTFSCPATLKMFSTVAVQLLVISVNLIPATSMVEQQSFLAADEGTGVVLGKGRKRVFPVPHTQEPDPLFEAYGYCNMPNQTEQAWEGHSPADYRLLSVQVMIRHGDRYQLYSIPKTRRPAIACSLSTSRQPSHPLLKSFISHMEHASRGHWESPLGSVPRLPNHSSCETGELTQTGVVQHLRNGQILHHAYKRHNLLPSDWSPRQVWVETTSKSRTLQSGLAFLYGFLPDFEWTKLTVRHQWSTLFCGSACDCPARNRYLEDEQKRQYRLRVADTNLDRTYADMARTLGLLTRQLRAANPVDSLLCHLCHGLPFPCASAGDGGAGGCLTMAQLGVIRQQQLDDEVDRRRVGLYRKYAITAMYPYLNRTVAKMERIAKSSEAGSHPRAGGEEIFTLSSAHDVTMAPLLSALGLEDASFPRFAARLVFELWKSPPVMERQVKTRAEKAEQSNLKDGEVFIRVLYNGEDVTFHTTFCRYHNRHFSRPLCPLKNFLTFVRRDMFSVVNATSYKESCYRRPA